A DNA window from Paralichthys olivaceus isolate ysfri-2021 chromosome 3, ASM2471397v2, whole genome shotgun sequence contains the following coding sequences:
- the LOC138407177 gene encoding N-acetyllactosaminide beta-1,3-N-acetylglucosaminyltransferase 3-like isoform X1, with amino-acid sequence MGLRAFLRVLKMGKISIKSFLLAAALSLLVFHLCKDFTDKRPICSPIHVREEGTKIRKSPSNNSYVYSWPKCQTNTSAGNVEGFSSLPQNIQDFLYHKHCRHFPMILDIPDKCDGADKSAEVFLLLVIKSIPDNFDRREVLRKTWAKERSHNGVQIKRIFISGVTGSGFEKIRQSKLLEMEQNEYNDILQWDFRDTFYNLTLKQVLFLEWMERNCPKARFLLNGDDDVFANTDNMVEYLQGLRDNDGSKHLLTGHLIQYVGPIRSPGNKYYVPVQVQESDSYPPYCGGGGFLLSGYTAMVIYKMSKSIPFIPIDDVYMGMCMAKAGLSPVSHMGVKTSGMYIPSKKLDEFDPCFYKEILLVHRFLPAGIYLMWQRVNDPNLKCELSKKSF; translated from the exons ATGGGACTAAGAGCTTTTCTACG AGTTTTAAAGATGGGAAAAATCAGCATCAAGTCTTTCTTGCTGGCAGCAGCTTTGAGTCTGTTGGTCTTCCATCTCTGTAAAGATTTTACTGACAAAAGACCCATCTGCAGCCCCATACATGTAAGAGAGGAGGGCACTAAAATAAGAAAGTCCCCCTCAAACAACTCCTATGTATACTCCTGGCCGAAATgccaaacaaacacatctgctgGAAATGTTGAAGGCTTCAGCTCTCTTCCTCAAAATATACAAGACTTTCTCTACCATAAACACTGTCGACATTTTCCCATGATACTGGACATTCCTGACAAATGTGATGGAGCTGATAAATCTGCAGaagtcttcctcctcctggtcaTAAAAAGCATTCCTGATAACTTTGATCGCAGAGAGGTACTGCGCAAAACCTGGGCTAAAGAGAGGTCGCACAATGGTGTGCAGATCAAGAGGATCTTCATCTCAGGAGTGACGGGTTCTGGTTTTGAAAAAATAAGACAGAGCAAACTTCTTGAAATGGAACAAAATGAATACAATGACATTCTTCAATGGGACTTTAGAGACACGTTCTACAACCTCACCTTGAAGCAGGTACTCTTCCTAGAATGGATGGAAAGAAATTGTCCGAAAGCTCGCTTCTTGCtaaatggtgatgatgatgtttttgccAACACAGACAACATGGTTGAGTATCTCCAAGGCCTCAGGGACAATGATGGAAGCAAGCACCTCTTAACTGGACATTTAATCCAGTATGTGGGGCCCATTAGATCACCAGGGAACAAGTACTATGTCCCAGTACAAGTACAGGAGTCAGACTCTTATCCCCCTTATTGTGGTGGTGGGGGCTTCCTCCTGTCTGGCTATACAGCTATGGTCATATACAAAATGTCCAAGTCCATCCCTTTTATTCCTATTGATGATGTTTACATGGGGATGTGTATGGCCAAAGCAGGACTTAGTCCTGTTTCCCATATGGGTGTGAAGACCTCAGGAATGTACATTCCCTCTAAAAAACTAGATGAATTTGATCCTTGCTTTTATAAAGAGATTTTACTGGTGCACAGATTCCTTCCAGCAGGCATCTATCTTATGTGGCAAAGAGTAAATGACCCCAATCTAAAATGTGAACTGTCAAAGAAATCATTTTAG
- the LOC138407177 gene encoding N-acetyllactosaminide beta-1,3-N-acetylglucosaminyltransferase 3-like isoform X2 → MGKISIKSFLLAAALSLLVFHLCKDFTDKRPICSPIHVREEGTKIRKSPSNNSYVYSWPKCQTNTSAGNVEGFSSLPQNIQDFLYHKHCRHFPMILDIPDKCDGADKSAEVFLLLVIKSIPDNFDRREVLRKTWAKERSHNGVQIKRIFISGVTGSGFEKIRQSKLLEMEQNEYNDILQWDFRDTFYNLTLKQVLFLEWMERNCPKARFLLNGDDDVFANTDNMVEYLQGLRDNDGSKHLLTGHLIQYVGPIRSPGNKYYVPVQVQESDSYPPYCGGGGFLLSGYTAMVIYKMSKSIPFIPIDDVYMGMCMAKAGLSPVSHMGVKTSGMYIPSKKLDEFDPCFYKEILLVHRFLPAGIYLMWQRVNDPNLKCELSKKSF, encoded by the coding sequence ATGGGAAAAATCAGCATCAAGTCTTTCTTGCTGGCAGCAGCTTTGAGTCTGTTGGTCTTCCATCTCTGTAAAGATTTTACTGACAAAAGACCCATCTGCAGCCCCATACATGTAAGAGAGGAGGGCACTAAAATAAGAAAGTCCCCCTCAAACAACTCCTATGTATACTCCTGGCCGAAATgccaaacaaacacatctgctgGAAATGTTGAAGGCTTCAGCTCTCTTCCTCAAAATATACAAGACTTTCTCTACCATAAACACTGTCGACATTTTCCCATGATACTGGACATTCCTGACAAATGTGATGGAGCTGATAAATCTGCAGaagtcttcctcctcctggtcaTAAAAAGCATTCCTGATAACTTTGATCGCAGAGAGGTACTGCGCAAAACCTGGGCTAAAGAGAGGTCGCACAATGGTGTGCAGATCAAGAGGATCTTCATCTCAGGAGTGACGGGTTCTGGTTTTGAAAAAATAAGACAGAGCAAACTTCTTGAAATGGAACAAAATGAATACAATGACATTCTTCAATGGGACTTTAGAGACACGTTCTACAACCTCACCTTGAAGCAGGTACTCTTCCTAGAATGGATGGAAAGAAATTGTCCGAAAGCTCGCTTCTTGCtaaatggtgatgatgatgtttttgccAACACAGACAACATGGTTGAGTATCTCCAAGGCCTCAGGGACAATGATGGAAGCAAGCACCTCTTAACTGGACATTTAATCCAGTATGTGGGGCCCATTAGATCACCAGGGAACAAGTACTATGTCCCAGTACAAGTACAGGAGTCAGACTCTTATCCCCCTTATTGTGGTGGTGGGGGCTTCCTCCTGTCTGGCTATACAGCTATGGTCATATACAAAATGTCCAAGTCCATCCCTTTTATTCCTATTGATGATGTTTACATGGGGATGTGTATGGCCAAAGCAGGACTTAGTCCTGTTTCCCATATGGGTGTGAAGACCTCAGGAATGTACATTCCCTCTAAAAAACTAGATGAATTTGATCCTTGCTTTTATAAAGAGATTTTACTGGTGCACAGATTCCTTCCAGCAGGCATCTATCTTATGTGGCAAAGAGTAAATGACCCCAATCTAAAATGTGAACTGTCAAAGAAATCATTTTAG